Proteins from a single region of Argiope bruennichi chromosome 6, qqArgBrue1.1, whole genome shotgun sequence:
- the LOC129971432 gene encoding RNA-binding protein cabeza-like isoform X2, with translation MGDQQYSQYPAGQAGYSYGSYGGDASYSQSGYGGSSAGAYTGSTSTNWGGSAAPSGNAAYGSYGADQYGSSQSQQYSYGQQPAASSYSAGSYSASAPQSQSAYSGSPGYGSYGGSAPTGYGSQPPSGGVGSSAAPPTPAYSAGAPSTGASSAPPVGGPPAQGPPGHSMPPPPGGYGGPPPGNDYNRPPGGYGGPVPPGGPGPMGGGPGGDSYGGPPMGGYGGGPGGGRGGPGGFDRGSRGGGGGGFGNQGPGRGGFNKGGRGGGYSYNGGGGNNYGGEEIQDTVFVSGLPEGVREDELSNYFGAIGVIKMDKRTGKQRIWIYKDKITGKGKGEATITYDDPPTASSAINWFGGKDFQGKKINVQLAQRKTQPFGGGPGGGGGRGRGGGGRGGGGRGGGGRDDGGRGGDRGSGGSGREGDWKCMNPECGNNNFSWRVECNRCHAPRPEGVGGGAPPEGGSRGFGGGGSGRGGMRGGRGGDRGGRGRGGPPGMGGRGGFGGGGRGGPGRGGPMRGGPGGDRRSKPY, from the exons ATGGGTGATCAAC aatattcacAGTATCCTGCTGGTCAAGCTGG atattcttaTGGAAGTTATGGTGGAGATGCTTCTTATTCTCAAAGTGGTTATGGAGGATCTAGTGCAGGAGCATATACT ggATCAACCTCAACAAATTGGGGTGGCTCTGCAGCTCCTTCAGGTAATGCAGCTTATGGATCCTATGGTGCTGATCAGTATGGATCCAGCCAATCTCAGCAGTACAGCTATGGTCAGCAACCAGCTGCCTCTTCTTATTCTGCTGGAA GCTATTCTGCTTCTGCTCCTCAAAGTCAGTCTGCTTATTCTGGTTCCCCAGGTTATGGCTCTTACGGTGGATCAGCTCCTACGGGTTATGGTAGTCAACCTCCTAGTGGTGGTGTAGGTTCATCTGCAGCACCTCCAACTCCAGCATATAGTGCAGGAGCACCATCAACTGGAGCATCATCTGCTCCTCCTGTTGGGGGTCCACCAGCACAAGGACCGCCTGGTCACAGCATGCCTCCACCTCCTGGTGGATATGGTGGTCCACCTCCTGGTAATGATTACAATCGTCCTCCTGGTGGATATGGTGGTCCTGTGCCCCCAGGTGGACCTGGACCTATGGGTGGTGGACCTGGTGGAGATTCATATGGCGGTCCACCAATGGGTGGCTATGGTGGTGGACCTGGAGGTGGAAGAG GAGGCCCTGGTGGATTTGATCGAGGTAGCCGTGGAGGCGGAGGTGGTGGTTTTGG TAACCAAGGTCCTGGCCGCGGAGGTTTCAACAAAG GTGGTAGAGGCGGTGGCTACTCTTACAATGGTGGCGGCGGCAACAATTATGGAG gtgAGGAAATACAGGATACAGTTTTTGTGTCTGGACTTCCTGAGGGTGTTCGCGAGGATgagctttcaaattattttggagCAATTGGCGTAATTAAA atgGATAAGAGAACTGGAAAGCAAAGGATTTGGATTTATAAGGATAAAATCACAGGTAAAGGTAAAGGAGAAGCTACAATCACTTATGATGATCCTCCTACTGCAAGCTCTGCTATAAATTGGTTTGGag GTAAAGATTTTCAAGGCAAAAAGATCAATGTTCAATTAGCCCAGCGTAAAACTCAACCATTTGGTGGTGGACCTGGTGGAGGCGGCGGCCGTGGTCGAGGTGGAGGAGGCCGTGGTGGCGGAGGCAGAGGAGGTGGTGGTCGAGATGATGGCGGACGAGGAGGAGACAGAGGATCTGGTGGCTCTGGCAGGGAAGGCGATTGGAAATGCATGAATCC tGAGTGTGGTAATAATAACTTCTCATGGAGAGTAGAATGCAATAGATGTCATGCTCCAAGACCTGAAGGTGTTGGGGGTGGTGCACCACCAGAGGGTGGTTCCCGAGGATTTGGAGGTGGCGGCAGTGGCCGTGGTGGTATGAGAGGCGGAAGAGGTGGTGATCGTGGAGGTCGAGGAAGAGGTGGACCACCTGGAATGGGTGGTCGAGGTGGATTTGGGGGCGGCGGCCGAGGTGGGCCAGGTCGTGGAGGACCTATGAGAGGCGGACCTGG TGGAGATAGAAGATCGAAACCATACTAG
- the LOC129972557 gene encoding cuticle protein 65-like — translation MIAKVVLFCAALAAAQATYLAPAAPLGYAIKAPAAPLLHAPLLSKTVVAPVAPVAPVYAKTVVAAPAAVTVQREVVTKHAAPFAVAAPIAYAKAPAYTTTITRTVPVAPVLSHTGLFGAAPLAYGLGLGYGHGLGYGHGIVGHGLAYTTGVASHGLAYSSGLAKVGYGKYLL, via the exons ATGATCGCTAAG gttgtCCTTTTCTGCGCTGCCCTTGCAGCTGCTCAAGCCACCTACCTTGCCCCAGCAGCTCCACTGGGATATGCTATCAAAGCCCCAGCAGCTCCTCTTCTCCATGCCCCTCTGCTTTCCAAAACCGTCGTAGCCCCAGTTGCACCTGTAGCCCCTGTCTATGCCAAAACCGTTGTTGCTGCCCCAGCTGCTGTCACTGTCCAGCGAGAAGTGGTCACCAAACATGCTGCCCCATTTGCAGTAGCTGCTCCTATTGCCTACGCTAAGGCACCAGCCTACACCACCACCATCACTCGCACTGTCCCAGTTGCTCCCGTCCTTAGCCACACTGGTCTCTTTGGAGCAGCCCCATTGGCATACGGACTCGGACTCGGTTACGGTCATGGGCTCGGATATGGTCATGGAATCGTAGGACATGGACTTGCTTACACCACAGGAGTTGCCAGCCACGGTCTCGCTTACAGCAGCGGACTCGCAAAGGTTGGCTACGGCAAATACcttttgtaa
- the LOC129971432 gene encoding RNA-binding protein cabeza-like isoform X1, with protein sequence MGDQQYSQYPAGQAGYSYGSYGGDASYSQSGYGGSSAGAYTGSTSTNWGGSAAPSGNAAYGSYGADQYGSSQSQQYSYGQQPAASSYSAGSYSASAPQSQSAYSGSPGYGSYGGSAPTGYGSQPPSGGVGSSAAPPTPAYSAGAPSTGASSAPPVGGPPAQGPPGHSMPPPPGGYGGPPPGNDYNRPPGGYGGPVPPGGPGPMGGGPGGDSYGGPPMGGYGGGPGGGRGGFQGGPGGFDRGSRGGGGGGFGNQGPGRGGFNKGGRGGGYSYNGGGGNNYGGEEIQDTVFVSGLPEGVREDELSNYFGAIGVIKMDKRTGKQRIWIYKDKITGKGKGEATITYDDPPTASSAINWFGGKDFQGKKINVQLAQRKTQPFGGGPGGGGGRGRGGGGRGGGGRGGGGRDDGGRGGDRGSGGSGREGDWKCMNPECGNNNFSWRVECNRCHAPRPEGVGGGAPPEGGSRGFGGGGSGRGGMRGGRGGDRGGRGRGGPPGMGGRGGFGGGGRGGPGRGGPMRGGPGGDRRSKPY encoded by the exons ATGGGTGATCAAC aatattcacAGTATCCTGCTGGTCAAGCTGG atattcttaTGGAAGTTATGGTGGAGATGCTTCTTATTCTCAAAGTGGTTATGGAGGATCTAGTGCAGGAGCATATACT ggATCAACCTCAACAAATTGGGGTGGCTCTGCAGCTCCTTCAGGTAATGCAGCTTATGGATCCTATGGTGCTGATCAGTATGGATCCAGCCAATCTCAGCAGTACAGCTATGGTCAGCAACCAGCTGCCTCTTCTTATTCTGCTGGAA GCTATTCTGCTTCTGCTCCTCAAAGTCAGTCTGCTTATTCTGGTTCCCCAGGTTATGGCTCTTACGGTGGATCAGCTCCTACGGGTTATGGTAGTCAACCTCCTAGTGGTGGTGTAGGTTCATCTGCAGCACCTCCAACTCCAGCATATAGTGCAGGAGCACCATCAACTGGAGCATCATCTGCTCCTCCTGTTGGGGGTCCACCAGCACAAGGACCGCCTGGTCACAGCATGCCTCCACCTCCTGGTGGATATGGTGGTCCACCTCCTGGTAATGATTACAATCGTCCTCCTGGTGGATATGGTGGTCCTGTGCCCCCAGGTGGACCTGGACCTATGGGTGGTGGACCTGGTGGAGATTCATATGGCGGTCCACCAATGGGTGGCTATGGTGGTGGACCTGGAGGTGGAAGAGGTGGGTTCCAAG GAGGCCCTGGTGGATTTGATCGAGGTAGCCGTGGAGGCGGAGGTGGTGGTTTTGG TAACCAAGGTCCTGGCCGCGGAGGTTTCAACAAAG GTGGTAGAGGCGGTGGCTACTCTTACAATGGTGGCGGCGGCAACAATTATGGAG gtgAGGAAATACAGGATACAGTTTTTGTGTCTGGACTTCCTGAGGGTGTTCGCGAGGATgagctttcaaattattttggagCAATTGGCGTAATTAAA atgGATAAGAGAACTGGAAAGCAAAGGATTTGGATTTATAAGGATAAAATCACAGGTAAAGGTAAAGGAGAAGCTACAATCACTTATGATGATCCTCCTACTGCAAGCTCTGCTATAAATTGGTTTGGag GTAAAGATTTTCAAGGCAAAAAGATCAATGTTCAATTAGCCCAGCGTAAAACTCAACCATTTGGTGGTGGACCTGGTGGAGGCGGCGGCCGTGGTCGAGGTGGAGGAGGCCGTGGTGGCGGAGGCAGAGGAGGTGGTGGTCGAGATGATGGCGGACGAGGAGGAGACAGAGGATCTGGTGGCTCTGGCAGGGAAGGCGATTGGAAATGCATGAATCC tGAGTGTGGTAATAATAACTTCTCATGGAGAGTAGAATGCAATAGATGTCATGCTCCAAGACCTGAAGGTGTTGGGGGTGGTGCACCACCAGAGGGTGGTTCCCGAGGATTTGGAGGTGGCGGCAGTGGCCGTGGTGGTATGAGAGGCGGAAGAGGTGGTGATCGTGGAGGTCGAGGAAGAGGTGGACCACCTGGAATGGGTGGTCGAGGTGGATTTGGGGGCGGCGGCCGAGGTGGGCCAGGTCGTGGAGGACCTATGAGAGGCGGACCTGG TGGAGATAGAAGATCGAAACCATACTAG